The window ttgacagcctcagtgttctttgaccagtccagtttattgtcaattcgtatccccaggtatttgcaatcctccaccatgtccacactgaccccctggatggaaacaggggtcaccggtaccttagctctcctcaggtctaccaccagctccttagtctttttcacattaaactgcagataattctgctcacaccatgtgacaaagtttcctaccgtagccctgtactcagcctcatctcccctgctgatgcatccaattgtggcagagtcatcagaaaacttctgaagatgacaagactctgtgcagtagttgaagtccgaggtgtaaatggtgaagagaaagggagacaggacagtcccctTTGGAGCCCCTCTGTCGAACATAGATCAGCTGGAGAGTATGCAGagcactgggagcatttaatggctctaggcctgttctcactggagttcagaagaatgagggatctcatggaaacccatcaaatattgaaaagctttGAGAGACTGGATGTTTCcgacagtgggagagtctaggaccagagagcacagcctcagaacagaatagtccctttaggacagagatgtaaagaaatttcttcagccagagggtgatgaatctatggaattcattgccaaaaatGTCTGCAGAGGATAATCATTTGGTATAttttaagcagaggttgataggttctcaattAATAAAGACGTCAGAAGTTACAAAGAGAAAACAGGTGAATGGGATTTGGAAGAGTAATGAATCAACCATGAATGAATgttggagcaggctcgatgggctgaatggcctaattctgctcccatacaGTGCGGTCATGTGTTCTGTCCCTGCAGCAGGCCTTGAAGTCTTGGGTTGGCAAGGGAACTGGCTCAAAATGCTGgtgagctcagcagatcaggaagcatcAGTGAAGGCAGTAAACAGTCAAGGCTTTAGGATCACTCATGCCTGAAAGGTCTgtgggtagataagtcacctggaccagatggtgtacaccccagggttctgaaagaggtggctgtggagagtgtggaggcattagaaaactattttctatgtttctatattagtaataatcttcaaagaatcactagattctggaatggttacggaagactggaaaattgcagtcTCTTTACTTGCTGATATTCAGAGCAGAGGTGATATTGAAATAAGTTATTAAATATTTTCTcattttctccctcctctctattaaacacacacacgtacacccTCTCCTTTCATtccttttccccttcctctcccactcccaccttctgtcctccctctcaccctcctGCCTGGTCTCTTCCCCACCCTCTTCCTCCTGCTCTCCCACCAGAATGCCTGCAGTGGCCCTCAACTTCTAGACCCCTGGGCACGAGATGGACATATACCAGGGTAAATTTCGAGACGTTGGTTTCGCTGGATATAACCTAAAGCCAAAGTTCCTGAGGGACTGACGGACAGAATTTGACCTGAAGATGGGACCCTGGCTGAACGGAAAGAAGCTGCACGTGATGGTAAGAGCAGGAAATGTTGGATAAACTCCACTGGTTGGGCAGCAAGGAAACAGTCCCTTCAGTCACTGAGTCCCACCCACccatcacaggaaggatgtggaggctttagagatggtgcagaaggaGTTCACCAGGACtgtgcctggactagagggcaagTGTGATAAAGAGAAGTTGTACAAACTTTGGATGTTTTTCTGTGGAGCGTCAGAGGCTGAGAGGAGCTCGAATACaagtttatgagaggcatagacagatgGTCTCTTTTTCCCAAGTTCAGAATGTCTGATACTGAACGGAACTtacttaaggtgagagaggatcaGTTCAAAGGGATTGTGCAGATTGTGCTGTTGACACAGAGTCGTGGGTGCCTGGAGCaggctgccaggggaagtggtgaaAGCAGATACGATAGAGACATTTGAGAGGCTTTTAGATGGGCCATGAATGTACAgagaatggaaagatatggacattgtgcaggcagagggattagtttagttagcatTTATTTACTAGCTTTACTATTAATGGTTATTGGTGTACCACTCAGTTCTCAGATCATGTCCTTGCCTCTCCACAGGTAATCTCTGCCCAGCAGCTCCCTTCATCAAACACGGTGAAACGCAGTTCAGCAGTGGACCGGCTCGTCAGGGTGCAGGTTTTTGGAGTTGAACAAGACTCTGCTCAGGAAGTGATGCCACATCTTTCCAACGATGGTAAATATAAAGTCGCTCCAGTGTGGCTGGGGTTAATACTGTTTGGTTAGCTCCAGGTCAAACTCCTTTCAGTACTGTGTAACATGACCAGGTCTTTGGATTCTGAGTAGTTTTGGGGCCTATACTCAAGAAAAGAGGTGCTGGCATTGCAAAGtgtccagagcaggttcatgtGAATTATCCTGGGAATAAAGCGGTTAAAGTaagaggagtgcttgatggctctgggcctgtactgtctggagtttagaagaatgagggggaatctcatactgaaacctatggaatatttaAAGGCCTCGATGGAGTGATCGTGGAGATAACGTTtgcaatggtgggagagtctcggaccagagagcacagccgcAGAATGGACAGACATCACTTTCGAATAAAGATGAAGAGGAAATTCTTgaaccagaaggtggtgaaatCTGTGGCCAAGTTGCAAAGTTTTatataaagcagaggctgatagttaATGACGTCAAAAGTGacgggaaaaagcaggagaataggaggggatataaatcagccttgattgaatggtAAAGGAAACTTGAtgagagtttgtacattttccttcTGAGCATTTAGCATTCCATCCTGTTCTCTCGTCTCACCTCTCCCATTGGATGGAAGATAACAGAaatctgaaagcacataccagcaGGATCAAGGGCATtttctatcccactgtaacctgttATGCAGGAAAGCCTGAAAGCTCTCCGCTTTCTTGACAACAAATCTGACCAGTTTCCCACCTCCGCCATCCTCCTCTGTCTGGCTGAACTGGTTCTCACCCTCAATAATttatcttttggctccacaccCATTTTCTCCAAACTcgaggtgtagccatgggcacttgcatggccCCAGCTGTACCAGCCTTTTCATTGGTTACGTGGAGCAGTCTATTCCAAGCCATCCTTGGTAATGCTCTCCAGCTCTTTCCGCACTACATGGACAactgcattgtttttttttgagcgTGTCGCACCAGTCAGTCATTCTCGTCTGGCGCGTGGTGTtgggattggtctcctttcataTTAACCGGGTCACAATATGAACGTTccttttgggggtggggggggggcgctagAGCACATGCGTATGGATTAGACGTGTTTGGTCAGGGCTCCTCTCCGAGGCCTCGATAAAATTACCATTATACCGTGTTTTATTCATTCATAGGCCAACAGTGTATGTCTAAACTAAGTGTCTGGAAAAGTTTGACAATACAGAAGGCAAATAAAGCCAAGACCGCCAACTGCCAAACTACCAAAGTTAGTGCTAACAACGGGTCGGTAAAGCACTTCTTCACGCCTGAGATACCACCGGATAAAACTTACAAGGAATTAGGTCAGGAGATTTCTCAGTCAGTTCTGCGTGGCATTAACGACCGCTTTGATGTTTTTGAGACCAAGTTTCAGATGCTTGTGGCCTCCCAGGCTGACTTACAAGCCCatgtggctaatcaagaactaacCACCAGTAACCTTGAAACACGCGTGCAAGAGGTTGAAGCGAAGTATTCAGAGCTAATGAGACAAAATAGCCATCTTGAAGATAAAGTGCATGATTTAGAAGCTCGTTCCCGGAGACATAATATTAAGATTGCAGGGATACAAGAGGGTGAGGAGGATGGTAAACCTACTGATTTTGTTTCCAGACTGAGTCCCAAGTTGCTCGGGGAAGAGCATTTCCCATATCCGGTTAAAATTGATCGCGCGCATCGCTCTCTCTATCCGAAACTGGCTGCCGGCGGGAAACCACGCATCATCTTGGCACGTATCCATCACTTTCAAGTGAAACAGCAGATCCTGCGCCGCAGCAGACTATGACCCATGGAGTACAAGGGAAACAAGGTCTTGATCTTCCCGGACTATACTAAAGAGGTGATGACTCAACATCGTGCCTTTCGTGATGTACTGCAAACTCTGCACGATGGAGGAATCAAGCACACCCTGCGGTATCCAGCTTGGCTCTATATTTCTCATCAAGATGGAAGAGCGCCTAAAGCGTATGATGACCGGATAGAAGCAGCACAATTCTTGGAAAGGAATAATGCACGAAAAAGGGAGTAGatatattgacactgtttattcagcttaTATTTGTGCCGGTTTCCATGTTGGGATATGGGGAAGGACTTGCTTTTTATACAGTATGTAGTTTTGCAATGCTGTATGCTGCACTGGGATTTAATTGCAGAGAATGTTCtaaatatttttgttattatAAGGGTTAAATTTGAGTTGGTGTCATGAATGTTCAGCTTCAGGTGTGGACACTGGATAACTCTCCCCAGCCCTAACAGCATTTGTTTAACGGTATTATATAATTTGTGTTATAAATTTTCTCGGAGAGGGGGTTTGTGATAATTGTGTAATGTTAGTTACCTGCCCAGCAGCTCCTTTTGGGATGGAAATGGGGAACTATATGTCTGGTTTAGGGAGACATGAAGAGGGGTGGGTTAGGGTGTGTGTTGTTTTTGCTTATAACTcagacattttttttttgtgtatgttgtgttCTTATGAGGCTGCCAGTTATTTTGCATTGTTTACTATGTTTATGCTCAACTCTAATAATCTCTttttttattctcatatgcagAGGCCTTGCGGTAGAACACAGTTGGGGGGGTAAAGATATTACAATAGTCTCGTGGAATTTTAAGGGCCTTGGTTATGTTGTTAAGAGGGATAAAGTTTTTAGACATCTCAAATCTCTATCTGAAGATGTGACTTTTCTACAGAAAACCCATATCAAAGTAACCGAGCAACGCAGATTGAGGTCTAGCTGGATATCACAGGTTTACCAGTCACCATTTACTTCTCATGCCCATGGTGTGGCTATCCTCTTTAGGAAAAATATTCCATTTCAACTCACTTTCATGACCTTAGATCCTCTCGACAGGTTTATTATGATCTCTGGCACCATTAATTTGTTTCCGCTAACCTTCCTTAATATTTATGGTCCAAACACAGATGAGCCAAATTTTTTAAGGGaagtttttgatttacttccGGATGCCAGTAATTCAAATATAATAATCGGCAGTGACTTGAATTGCTACCTGGACCCATATTTAGATAGATTGTCCTCCGGCCCGCCCTCAAATATTGTGTCAGTGCAGGTCCTAAATAATTTGATTAGATCTACGAATTTAGTCGATATTTGGCGAGTTCAACATCCCACCGACAAGGATTATTCTTATTATTCTCATGTTCACAAACCTTATAGCAGAATAGTCTATTTTTGGTTGACTCTCATTTGATATCTCGCgttaccaatacaaaatgacataATAGATTAATTTCTGACCATAGCCCCTTGACAATGTCTctaaatctctccctttccaaaCGAATCTATTCCTGGTGTTTTAACCCCTCCCTACTCACCAATAAGAAGTTTATAGAATATATCACCACCAGATTAAAAGATTTTATAGAAATTAACGATAACGGCGAGGTGTCAGATTCCACACTCTGGGAGACATTAAAAGTTGTAGTTCGTGGGTATATCATTTCATATGAATCCGCtgctaagagggagagagaacggTGGTTATTGGAGATTGAGAATACTCTTCCAACCCTCGAAGCGACATACCGGGCCTCAAAATCCTCTGAAgattataataaaataatgaagCTTAAATATGAGTACAGTTGTATTTTGGGTAGTCAAATAAATAACCTCCTCTTAAAATTAAGACAAAAGCATTTCGAAATGGGGGACAAGCCTGAGGGGATCCTGGTGCGGCAGCTCAGGGGCGCCCAGGCCCTAAGGTCAATTCATTGCACTAGATTGAGGGTGGGTACCCTGTTAACTAACCCCAAGGAGATAAATGACTATTTTAAAGAATTTTACAGTGAACTCTACACCTCTAAATGCAATGCCACTCAATCTGATTTGTATGACTTCTTTGATTCTCTTGTAATGCCGAAACTTAGTGACGCTGCTAGGGAGGACTTAGATTCTGACTTCAGATTGGAAGaaataacttctgccattaagTCATTTCCGTCCAACAAGGCtgctgggccagatggatttggctgtgaattttataagaaattttgTGATACCCTTGCCCCACTTCTCCTCAGAATGATATCTTGCTCTCTAGAGAGATAAAGCCTTGCCTCGAACATTGTACGAGGctaacatttccctcattttaaaGAAAGGTAAAGAGGAAACAGACCCAGCCAGCTATAGGCCCATTGCACTGCAGAATTTTGATAGAAAGGTAATTACTAAAATGCTGGCTAACTAACTAAATAAGCATTTGTCATCTATCATTCATCCTGATCAGACAGGATCTGTCCTGTGTAGGTTCTCCTTTTCCAATGTCAGATGCCTCCTTAATACTATATATGCTGATCATGGGAAAGCTAATGGGGCAGCAATTTTATCCCTTGATgcacagaaggcttttgaccagatTGAGTGGCCTTACATGTTTGAGTCACTGTACATGTTTGGGTTCGGCGAGTCATTTGTATCTTGGGTAAAACTGATATATGCCAGCCCAATGTGCTCTAATGGTGACAAGTCAACTCTGTGTCCCCTACACCGTTCAGCCCAGCAGGGGACGCCCTCTCTCGCCGGCCCTTTCTGCCGTCGCGGTAGAGCCCCTTGCCCTAAAAATAAGAAGTCACCCAAATATTCTGGGTTTGAAAGTGGGGGGTATTGAAACACTTATTAGTTTATATGCTAATGATGTGATACTCTACTTACAAAACTCAGAAACGTCAGTCCCTCTTCTTCTAGATTTAATCACCTCTTTTGACGGACTTTCGGGATACTCAATCAATTGGACAAAAAGTGACTTTGTGCCCCTCTCCAACGACTACACGCGGGGTTTTTTGGAACGTGTCCCGTTCAAAGTAGTTAAAGATCACTTTACTTACCTCGGCTTGACAATCCCCAAAGATCCTAAATTAATATTCAAATTAAACATCGCGgagtttatttcaaaacttaaacagaatatagaaagttggaaaaccctacctctgtccatgattggtcgtataaattcaattaaaatgaTTTCCCTTCCTAGGTGTCTCTATCTTTGTCAAAATctccccatttttcttacatcagcATTCTTTAAAGAGTTGGACTCCATAATATTATCTTATATCTGGAATTATAAGAATCACAGGATTTTGAAAATTCACTTACAAAAGCCCAGGTCTGAAGGAGGGCTGGGATTACCTGTATTCAGACACTATTATTGGGCTGTCAATGCTAGGGCTTTAATGTTTTGGCAACAGGGGTCTCCGGATAACCTAGCCCCTGGGGCTCCCCTGAGCCTGTGTATGGAGTCCAACTCTGTGgtcaattcctccttgccagccatgctgttctccAAGTTAGAGAGGCCTGGGACTTCAAAAAGTTTGAGTTTGGTTTTGAAAAATTCCATCATAATTCTAAATCAGATTAGGAGTGTTCTGAATTTACCAGAGAGACCTCTGTACAAacaccaatctgtttcaatcacttctttctaccctcatggtcagataaaacctactatgcttggagggagaagggtctagtttctattgaagacctgtacatagagggaccgtttgcaacatttagtctgctgaaagGGAAATTTGAGCTGCCTTATTTGCACATTTTTGttacttacaaattagacactATTTCCAATCcaagatttgtaattttgaaatccttccatggaaacatatgttttttgatattttaaagaaccctcctgactccaGGCATCTCGTTTCTAAGTTTGTACGTTTGTTTGATAATGCACTGCAGCATCTACTGTAAAGATTAGAGACGactggagagaggagttgggcattgaattatctgaagTTGCCTGGGATAAGTAtttgtctatgatacaggcttgctctgttaacagTAGGCACCAACTGACCCAGTTTAAAGATGTCCACCGTCTCCATTACTCTAAACTTGGAatgcacaggatttacccttctgtctTGCCAATGTGTGTTAGGTGCCAAGGGACAGAAGCCACGTTGTCACACACCATTTGATTTTGCCCAATGttgactggattttggtccaaaatattcgactggtactcaaaggcctataaaagatccttcccctcGGAAGCTGGTCTCACTATATTTGGCTGCTCGCAGTCTCTTatgctggggatgattgttgccaaaagactgatcttgagggaatggaaatattaatgacttggatgagggaattaaatgcagcatctccaagtttgcggatgacacgaagctgggcggcagtgttagctgtgaggaggatgctaagaggatgcagggtgacttggataggttaggtgagtgggcaaattcatggcagatgaaatttaatgtggatgaatgtgaagttatccactttggtggcaaaaacaggaaaacagattattatctgaatggtggccgattaggaaaaggggaggtgcaacgagacctgggtgtcgttatacaccagtcattgaaagtgggcatgcaggtacagcaggcggtgaaaaaggcgaatggtatgctggcatttatagcaagaggattcgagtacaggagcagggaggtactactgcagttgtacaaggccttggtgagaccacacctggagtattgtgtgcagttttggtcccctaatcggaggaaagacatccttgccatagagggagtacaaagaagattcaccagcttgattcctgggatggcaggactttcatatgatgaaagactggatgaactaggcttatactcgttggaatttagaagattgaggggggatctgattgaaacgtataaaatcctagagggattgaacaggctagatgcaggaagattgttccgga of the Mobula birostris isolate sMobBir1 chromosome 3, sMobBir1.hap1, whole genome shotgun sequence genome contains:
- the LOC140194684 gene encoding 1-phosphatidylinositol 4,5-bisphosphate phosphodiesterase delta-4-like, translating into MGPWLNGKKLHVMVISAQQLPSSNTVKRSSAVDRLVRVQVFGVEQDSAQEVMPHLSNDGLNPKWNTTFLFNLSVPELAFDCFLVQDYSAFSRNEFAGQFTLPFTSSQQGYTEKQE